The Benincasa hispida cultivar B227 chromosome 9, ASM972705v1, whole genome shotgun sequence genome has a segment encoding these proteins:
- the LOC120084670 gene encoding S-protein homolog 1-like — translation MGSSYMRMVSSLVLLGLVLIQQPLLFAKGDPVPLPLQKWHVHVVNGLKNATLFVHCKSKDDDLGPQHLVSNGAEFQWSFKINIWRTTLYWCSLHKPNADVSFDAFWVERRHIWLHYRCMNQNCFWMAKDDGIYLRNNPDAVDEFVHKWDEARQV, via the coding sequence ATGGGTTCAAGTTATATGAGAATGGTTTCTTCACTTGTATTATTGGGTTTGGTATTGATTCAACAACCATTATTGTTTGCAAAGGGAGATCCAGTTCCACTACCACTCCAAAAGTGGCATGTTCATGTGGTTAATGGGCTAAAGAATGCCACTTTGTTTGTGCATTGTAAGTCTAAAGATGATGATTTGGGACCCCAACACCTAGTTAGCAATGGAGCTGAATTCCAATGGAGTTTTAAGATCAACATTTGGAGAACCACTTTGTATTGGTGCTCACTACACAAGCCAAATGCTGATGTTTCATTTGATGCATTTTGGGTTGAGAGGAGACATATTTGGCTCCATTATAGGTGCATGAATCAAAATTGCTTCTGGATGGCTAAAGATGATGGAATTTACTTGAGAAATAATCCTGATGCTGTTGATGAATTTGTTCATAAATGGGATGAAGCTAGACAAGTTTGA